Proteins encoded within one genomic window of Borrelia parkeri:
- a CDS encoding RnfABCDGE type electron transport complex subunit D, with translation MSNSKTLKIKKQYKVNIDEIQMPECVLIPLETKNAKSTIYIIENQRITEGQILSKNKNAELYTYSPISGTIEKIYTANLPGEHQLKSALIRFHGRIKNEQELSVEEESREKTLEKLIRLGIPWFNEHSLFQYVSKCKKIDKMLFLINGKDPFTNISEILIKEKLDEIIYGFETIDKIFKFKEILIVLSNYHLKKELENLNIFQDKRLTIKLIPNTSYPYSNHEVIMHFLYNEESIKNNINPNKNILLVNVEDLYNVYSTLKTNSPYKEKFITINGNKKIQSKIIKVKIGTSIQQIINEDIDTKKYDIFINNPANKIKINNLNIPITRDIYSITILKKESILSKIKLLKTPSFSPRYMEEIILSKIKDKNNISNKQLQYLQYTETETEDEINKVKKEIKEKILNLSLNNEPIYTENNLKDIYLTIILALIPSLIFSFTNNIKFLIDTLILTMISLCSYIPIMLKSKHKYLSFFIYTSLIINIILPLNFSIILKIMALLFTFLVFFYFSKLSKFLVNPILISFMFLLLNFPSSFKHTYSKKLSEQEDIIPTWNKIMQQSSNIQNLASLKEFKRYENKNIDMIEKFINDNILSNLNIMIPRFHIENLLGLQNEKYLSPILIYIGFSFILGKFIINKLIPLSFYISLLLIAYILKSLGLYSYISFDMLTLIMSPIPMILVFTMGTELQIAPPFKFEQILYGIILSLAYFITLSYIPLETLAAVISIFILQISSTLIKRYSLTFQIKKILHHLSMNQAKTIKYKNENGEEII, from the coding sequence ATGTCTAACTCAAAAACGCTAAAAATAAAAAAACAATATAAAGTAAATATAGATGAAATTCAAATGCCTGAATGTGTTTTAATTCCACTAGAAACAAAAAATGCAAAATCCACAATATATATCATTGAAAATCAAAGAATCACAGAAGGACAAATATTATCAAAAAATAAAAATGCAGAGCTATACACATATTCCCCAATATCTGGAACAATAGAAAAAATATATACAGCTAATCTTCCAGGTGAACACCAATTAAAATCAGCATTAATAAGATTTCACGGAAGAATCAAAAACGAACAAGAACTCTCAGTTGAGGAAGAATCAAGAGAAAAAACACTAGAAAAGTTAATTCGACTAGGAATTCCTTGGTTTAATGAACATTCACTATTTCAATATGTAAGTAAATGCAAAAAAATAGATAAAATGCTTTTCTTAATAAACGGTAAAGATCCATTCACAAATATCTCAGAAATATTAATAAAAGAAAAATTAGATGAAATTATTTATGGTTTTGAAACAATCGACAAAATATTTAAATTCAAAGAAATATTAATAGTACTTAGCAATTATCACTTAAAAAAAGAACTTGAAAACTTAAATATCTTTCAAGACAAAAGATTAACGATCAAATTAATTCCCAATACTTCATATCCATATTCAAATCATGAAGTAATCATGCACTTTTTATACAATGAAGAGAGCATAAAAAATAATATAAATCCAAATAAAAACATACTTCTAGTTAATGTCGAAGACCTTTATAATGTATATAGTACGCTCAAAACAAACTCCCCATATAAAGAAAAGTTTATAACCATAAACGGCAACAAAAAAATACAAAGTAAAATAATCAAAGTAAAAATTGGAACATCTATCCAACAAATAATAAATGAAGATATTGATACAAAAAAATATGACATATTTATAAACAATCCCGCAAATAAGATAAAAATAAACAATCTAAATATACCTATAACAAGAGATATATATAGCATTACAATATTAAAAAAAGAATCAATATTGAGTAAAATAAAACTCTTAAAAACACCTAGTTTTTCACCACGATATATGGAAGAGATTATTTTATCAAAGATTAAGGACAAAAATAACATTTCTAATAAACAATTACAATATCTGCAATATACTGAAACTGAAACAGAAGATGAAATAAACAAAGTAAAAAAAGAAATAAAGGAAAAGATTTTAAATCTGAGCCTCAACAATGAACCAATATACACTGAAAACAACTTAAAAGATATCTATTTAACTATTATCTTAGCCTTAATACCTAGTTTAATATTCTCTTTTACAAACAACATAAAATTTTTAATTGATACTTTAATACTAACAATGATAAGCTTGTGCTCATACATTCCAATAATGCTAAAATCAAAACATAAATATCTCTCGTTCTTTATATATACTTCATTAATTATCAATATAATCTTACCTTTAAATTTCTCTATCATATTAAAAATAATGGCATTACTTTTTACATTTTTAGTATTTTTTTATTTCTCAAAGCTTTCCAAATTTCTTGTAAATCCCATACTAATATCGTTTATGTTTTTATTACTAAACTTTCCATCAAGTTTTAAGCATACATATTCTAAAAAACTCTCAGAGCAAGAAGATATAATTCCTACCTGGAATAAAATAATGCAGCAAAGTTCAAACATTCAAAATTTAGCAAGCCTAAAAGAATTTAAAAGGTATGAAAACAAGAACATTGATATGATTGAAAAATTTATAAATGATAATATATTGTCTAATCTAAATATAATGATACCAAGATTTCACATTGAAAACTTGTTAGGATTACAAAACGAAAAATATTTATCCCCCATTCTGATTTATATTGGTTTCTCATTTATTCTTGGAAAATTTATCATAAATAAATTAATACCACTATCTTTTTATATAAGTCTGCTACTAATTGCTTATATCCTCAAAAGTCTTGGTCTTTACAGTTATATAAGTTTTGATATGCTAACTCTAATAATGTCACCAATTCCAATGATTTTAGTATTTACAATGGGCACAGAATTGCAAATAGCCCCCCCCTTTAAATTTGAACAAATACTTTATGGAATTATATTATCTTTAGCATATTTTATAACATTAAGCTATATTCCACTTGAAACTTTAGCAGCTGTAATATCCATTTTTATCCTACAGATAAGTTCAACATTAATAAAAAGATATAGCTTAACATTTCAGATAAAAAAAATATTGCATCATTTAAGTATGAATCAAGCAAAAACAATAAAATATAAAAATGAAAATGGAGAAGAAATTATATAA